The Saccharomycodes ludwigii strain NBRC 1722 chromosome II, whole genome shotgun sequence genome window below encodes:
- the AIM41 gene encoding Aim41p (similar to Saccharomyces cerevisiae YOR215C | AIM41 | Altered Inheritance of Mitochondria) encodes MYSIVTRRNTLFLANRINLQIVRLETTAAYVGALANLKKDLKTAMLAKDNIRKTTIRNLLSSIKNKEIDSKKKDFDEFMLSDLFSKLISQRKDSIAEFIKNDRKELVAKEEQEMDIIKEYLTALPISSPKEVENKVRQVLLRIKESEGDNTVQLKQIFGKLDCKNLAVEWKTSQATIKSAISKLYKEIF; translated from the coding sequence ATGTATTCTATTGTGACTAGAAGaaatactttatttttggctAACCGTATTAATTTACAAATTGTAAGATTAGAAACTACAGCGGCATATGTAGGTGCGTTAGCTAATTTAAagaaagatttaaaaacagCAATGTTGGCCAAAGATAATATTCGTAAAACAACTATTAGAAATTTATTATCTagtatcaaaaataaagaaattgattcaaaaaaaaaagatttcgATGAATTTATGCTATCTGATTTGTTTTCTAAATTGATTTCTCAAAGAAAGGATTCTATTGCTGAATTTATTAAGAATGATAGAAAAGAATTAGTAGCCAAGGAAGAGCAAGAAATGGACATTATTAAAGAGTATTTAACTGCGTTGCCAATTTCTTCTCCAAAGGAAGTCGAAAATAAAGTTAGACAAGTATTACTTAGAATTAAAGAATCTGAAGGTGATAATACCGTTCAATtgaaacaaatatttgggAAACTTGATTGTAAAAACTTGGCAGTGGAATGGAAAACTTCTCAAGCTACTATCAAAAGCGCTATTTCTAAGttatataaagaaattttCTGA
- the RUD3 gene encoding Rud3p (similar to Saccharomyces cerevisiae YOR216C | RUD3 | Relieves Uso1-1 transport Defect): MGKKNNHKNNNKNTANGNNIQPNKTVNFSSQKVVKPEENHTSTIDHNEKAMDSKELKAEEKIEDHSNSESLKHQDDTKSDTSEIVKSSEDDKEKLIITLRQEKHQVETQYNTLLSKLSSMKSIFKEMQQSKQELGNIKEQLGEYETQNLKLKNKVKSLQSENVQLTETINAFSEEFEDLKRQLKIKEQEIKALNIKLKNCDKELTEDKASYKRRVEAWDLIKKDLNDRNTELKMLLDSRKHDNELILQEKESLKQQLKDLAEQQENYKDDITALKKESSVLNDNLTKTVDDKELEISKLHKTVDELGNQIKEKNEEIYKLNELLNKVKEDAELKVKFEEESKARSLQIGKLRQEAIILNEHLTKALAMLKKSSDSETVDKELISNLFISFVSIPRGDPKKFEVLELIGSFLNWDEDQKIQSGLINNPNLAKKNGEKSKKGSRTENFVSMWTEFLERESGE, translated from the coding sequence AtgggtaaaaaaaataaccataaaaacaacaacaaaaacacaGCCAATGGTAACAACATACAACCCAATAAAACTGTCAACTTCTCTTCTCAAAAAGTGGTAAAACCTGAGGAAAACCATACAAGTACTATAGATCATAATGAAAAGGCAATGGACTCAAAGGAACTTAAAGCCGAAGAGAAAATAGAGGACCATTCTAATTCAGAATCACTTAAACATCAAGATGATACAAAGTCTGATACTAGTGAAATCGTTAAGAGCTCAGAAgatgataaagaaaaattaataattacatTGCGTCAAGAGAAACACCAGGTGGAAACCCAATATAACACATTATTAAGTAAACTTTCCTCTATGAAATCGATTTTCAAAGAAATGCAGCAATCAAAACAAGAATTGGGTAATATAAAGGAACAATTGGGTGAATATGAAACacaaaatttgaaattaaaaaataaagttaaatcGTTGCAATCTGAAAATGTTCAGCTAACAGAAACTATTAATGCGTTTAGCGAAGAGTTTGAAGATCTAAAAAGacaattaaaaatcaaggaacaagaaattaagGCATTAAATATTAAGCTTAAAAATTGTGATAAAGAATTAACCGAAGACAAGGCTTCTTATAAACGAAGAGTTGAGGCTTGGGATCTTATAAAGAAGGATTTAAATGATAGAAATACGGAGCTAAAAATGTTGTTGGACAGTCGTAAACATGATAATGAATTGATTTtgcaagaaaaagagagtTTAAAACAGCAGCTAAAGGATCTAGCGgaacaacaagaaaattACAAAGATGATATTACTGCATTGAAAAAGGAATCTTCTGTattaaatgataatttaACAAAGACTGTCGATGATAAGGAACTtgaaatttcaaaattgcACAAAACTGTAGATGAATTAggaaatcaaataaaagaaaagaatgaAGAAATTTATAAGTTAAATGAATTACTCAATAAAGTAAAAGAAGACGCGGAATTAAAGGTTAAATTTGAAGAGGAATCAAAAGCGCGTTCATTGcaaattggaaaattaCGTCAAGAAGcaattatattaaatgaaCATTTAACAAAAGCCTTAGCCATGTTGAAGAAATCCAGTGATTCAGAAACCGTCGATAAAGAATTAATATcgaatttatttatatcatttGTTTCAATACCAAGAGGtgatccaaaaaaatttgaagtTTTGGAATTGATTGGaagttttttaaattgggATGAGGatcaaaaaatacaatctGGGCTAATTAATAATCCTAATCTTGCAAAAAAGAATGGTGAAAAAAGTAAGAAGGGATCTAGAACTGAAAATTTCGTTTCAATGTGGACAGAGTTTTTAGAGCGTGAAAGTGGTGAATAG
- the RFC1 gene encoding replication factor C subunit 1 (similar to Saccharomyces cerevisiae YOR217W | RFC1 | Replication Factor C): MVDISEFFGKKRGARLEPSSRNKKRSTTTSKVSSKKHKSTPSNEKKNTLEAIDILNDPDEEQNSDNSLIMIKESSKIDKPTKNASSHSLLREKKESSDKGKARKVLSPPPKIKDSKLINDKKSISTPSKNNYTSVNELLMDIPSVDLDNVNVKDVHKYDFLNQEHEKETSMQQPPNFPEGAPECLLGLTIVFTGILPNLSRPEAENIAKKYGAKVTKAISRKTSVVVLGNEAGPTKVQKIKDLKIKVIDEDGFKQLVSGMPKGGGDSIEATKAREKKKKMEEEVKKESEKLDREERENFKRANSKLNSLNSGGGSNPINNNNNSKILDPNEQLWTVKYAPKRLGEICGNKSSVQKLKTWLEQWPTNAKNGFKYNGLSFRAAMLSGPPGIGKTTAAHLVAKELGYDILEKNASDVRSKSLLNETVKNTLDNTSVVGFFKPADSKNLENQNKFVIIMDEVDGMSGGDRGGVGQLAAFCRKTATPMILICNERRLPKMRPFDKVCLEVQFRRPDATSIKSRLLTIAFREKFEIDAHIIDNLVQATRGDIRQIINLLSNISSTTKKIGAENINEIAKSWEKDVALKPFDITQQLFSGSIYTPLGSSRFPLWKKMELYFDDIDFTPLMIQENYLNTRPTNLKNGMTHLQAVAEAANDVSLGDLVDKKIHSSAQLWSLLPFHSIISTILPASLVSGQMAGRINFSAWLGQNSKTGKYYRMLQELYYHTRLSTSTDKDGFRLDYIPTLKNSLLNPLLTEGSTAIPDIIHVMDGYYLSKDDWDSIMEFMVGPDVTEPLLKKIPAAVKSSFTRKYNATTHPVSIYTPGTTSFGSAKKDKPDLDEVVDADDNVPPPEDDQNKSTEDDEIDFKKDKLIKQAKPRSRKVSAIAKSSAGTKKRKVVKK, translated from the coding sequence ATGGTCGATATATCTGAATTTTTTGGCAAGAAAAGAGGTGCCCGTCTTGAGCCATCttcaagaaataaaaaacgcTCGACAACAACATCAAAAGTTTCCTctaaaaaacataaatcaACACCTTcaaatgagaaaaaaaatactctAGAAGCAATTGACATATTGAATGATCCAGATGAAGAGCAAAATAGTGACAATAGTTTAATAATGATCAAAGAATCTTCTAAAATAGATAAACCAACTAAAAATGCTTCTTCGCACTCCTTGCTtcgtgaaaaaaaagaatctTCTGACAAGGGTAAAGCCCGTAAGGTTTTATCACCCCCtcctaaaataaaagactCTAAACTTATTAATGACAAAAAAAGCATTTCAACTCCTTCAAAGAATAATTATACATCAGTAAATGAACTGTTAATGGATATTCCTTCTGTTGATTTGGATAATGTTAATGTAAAAGATGTCCATaaatatgattttttaaatcaggAGCATGAAAAGGAAACTTCTATGCAACAACCTCCAAACTTTCCAGAAGGTGCACCAGAATGTTTACTAGGATTAACAATTGTTTTTACCGGTATTTTACCAAATCTATCTCGTCCAGAAGCTGAAAATATAGCCAAAAAATACGGTGCTAAAGTTACAAAGGCAATCTCCAGAAAAACATCCGTAGTTGTATTGGGTAATGAAGCTGGCCCTACAAAAgtccaaaaaattaaagatctaaaaataaaagttataGACGAAGACGGCTTTAAACAATTAGTCAGCGGTATGCCAAAAGGAGGTGGAGACAGTATAGAGGCTACAAAAGCTagggagaagaagaaaaaaatggagGAAGAAGTTAAAAAGGAGTCAGAAAAATTGGACAGAGAAGAGCGagaaaatttcaaaagGGCCAATTCTAAACTCAATTCCTTGAACTCTGGCGGAGGTAGTAACcccattaataataataataattctaagATTTTAGATCCAAATGAGCAACTATGGACCGTTAAGTATGCGCCAAAAAGACTAGGAGAAATTTGTGGAAATAAATCAAGTGttcaaaaattgaaaaccTGGTTAGAACAATGGCCAACCAATGCTAAAAATGGGTTTAAGTATAATGGCTTATCCTTTAGAGCGGCAATGCTATCAGGGCCTCCGGGCATTGGAAAAACAACAGCTGCTCATTTAGTAGCTAAAGAATTAGGATATgatattttagaaaaaaatgcatCTGATGTCAGATCTAAATCTTTGTTAAACGAAACTGTTAAGAACACTTTAGATAATACTTCAGTTGTAGGGTTTTTTAAGCCTGCCGAttctaaaaatttagaGAACCAAAACAAATTCGTAATTATTATGGATGAAGTGGATGGTATGAGTGGTGGTGATAGAGGTGGTGTTGGCCAATTAGCAGCTTTTTGTAGAAAGACTGCCACTCCaatgattttaatttgtaatGAAAGAAGATTGCCTAAGATGAGACCCTTCGATAAAGTTTGTTTAGAAGTGCAATTCCGAAGACCAGATGCTACTAGTATTAAATCGAGATTATTAACTATTGCATTTAgagaaaaatttgaaatagATGCACACATTATTGATAATCTAGTACAGGCTACAAGGGGTGATATAAGGCagattataaatttattatctaaTATTTCTTCAACCACTAAAAAGATTGGTGCTGAGAATATAAATGAAATCGCCAAATCATGGGAAAAAGATGTAGCTTTAAAACCATTTGATATCACCCAACAGTTATTTAGTGGGTCTATTTATACGCCACTAGGTTCTTCCAGATTTCCATTgtggaaaaaaatggaattatattttgatgACATTGACTTTACTCCTTTGATGATTCAGGAAAATTATCTAAATACAAGGCCtacaaatttgaaaaatggcATGACTCATTTACAAGCGGTTGCAGAAGCTGCTAATGATGTGTCCTTAGGTGATTTAGTCGATAAGAAAATACATAGTTCAGCCCAGTTATGGAGTTTATTACCATTTCATTCGATTATTTCTACTATTTTACCAGCTTCATTAGTTTCCGGACAAATGGCGGGTAGAATCAATTTTTCTGCTTGGTTAGGCCAAAATTCTAAGACTGGTAAATATTATAGAATGCTTCAGGAATTATACTACCATACCAGGTTGAGCACCTCTACAGATAAGGATGGGTTTAGATTAGACTATATCCcaactttgaaaaattcGCTGTTGAATCCATTATTAACCGAAGGATCTACTGCTATTCCTGATATTATTCATGTTATGGACGGATATTACCTTTCAAAAGACGACTGGGATTCAATAATGGAGTTTATGGTAGGTCCTGATGTAACCGAACCgctattgaaaaaaataccagCGGCTGTAAAGAGCTCATTTACCAGAAAATATAATGCTACGACACATCCTGTGTCTATATATACACCTGGTACAACTTCATTTGGAAGTGCCAAAAAGGACAAACCTGATCTTGATGAAGTTGTTGATGCAGATGACAATGTGCCACCACCTGAAGATGATCAAAACAAGAGTACTGAAGATGATGAGATcgattttaaaaaggataaattaattaagcAAGCCAAGCCAAGATCTCGAAAAGTTTCTGCAATCGCAAAAAGTTCAGCAGGTacaaaaaagagaaaagtcgtaaaaaaataa
- the STE13 gene encoding Ste13p (similar to Saccharomyces cerevisiae YOR219C | STE13 | STErile), with the protein MYSQRKRSPRPYAERNNSSNSLISSAALSHNMTATTDKIKNSSNTSASIKNNDISEEEFNQPFDEFDLDDIVPVLSGEHHLHKNKNAFITSTITNYITRKRLKTFLLGFLIIGLLFFFGNFWHGSNNTFSASKTSSIYYDPNDKRPKSFNITDVFDGTFAYYDKNFAFIRPPAPLNFDVDPGLYYTTVKGSDNKYRINVKKLADKKFLQDLGPLEFEYKGKTYQISEFQLSFYLDKMLIATDIQKKYRHSSVAHYWLKDMETSIIEPITLEKQNGPSSADNLIFLRYADFSPRYNFVYFVDAENNDLHMFNVVGDGTVISLTNDGSVNVLNGVTDWVYEEEVLATDKAVWWSPNDDKIVFIKLDDTNVEEYVFPKYISKDGSMLNEFSFVNYPRPGGEIPKVTLLMFDLKNNVLSQFDEDIFDEPIIYNIHWVDNVNLLVKMTNRISSVMATIHYFVDPESGEWNKQYLRTLDAGQIYDGWIERQKKIINIPNMKTSVEENIQTDTDDSLFFNPTGYTEIQPDDSGYDHIFYYPNVHDSNNFFQLTKGDWEVQEILGYDQSTKTLFFTANEIGPMSKHLYAVIIDALTSNPEMIILQNPNNKYDYCDFILSSSTRFGIKKYLGPNVPQTFVGTFTELYNELTLERDQSVIKLTVDDKITDAISSDSYDIPRTAYKTMLLEDNVVINYIETLPPKFNHERKHPLLINVYGGPGSNRYTTKFNLFFESSVSSSMDAIILQIEPRGTGNKGWNFKRWAKGNLGYWEPRDIVAVTKKYIEENQKSIDEERVAIWGWSYGGFTTLKTLEFDKGELFKYGVAVAPVTDWTYYDSIYTERYLGLPDIEESNSYEHAIISDFNSFRFIKKFLIVHGTADDNVHIANTYSFLDHLIENNIMNYDLQIFPDSDHSISFHNGMRVVYTRLFNWIGDAFNGKYDR; encoded by the coding sequence aTGTATTctcaaagaaaaagaagccCCAGGCCTTATGCTGAAAGAAATAATTCAAGTAATTCTTTGATTAGTAGCGCTGCACTTTCACACAATATGACTGCTACTAccgataaaataaaaaacagcAGCAATACCTCAGCctctattaaaaataatgatatatCGGAAGAAGAATTTAATCAACCGTTTGATGAATTTGACTTGGATGATATTGTTCCAGTTTTATCCGGCGAACATCACcttcataaaaataagaatgcATTTATAACTTCAACAATAACTAATTATATTACTAGGAAACGATTAAAAACATTCTTATTGggatttttaattattggattgctttttttctttggcaACTTTTGGCATGGCAGTAATAACACTTTTTCTGCTAGTAAAACTAGTTCGATCTATTATGATCCAAATGACAAAAGACCGAAATCATTTAATATAACTGATGTATTTGATGGCACGTTTGCATAttatgataaaaattttgctTTCATTAGACCACCCGCTCCTTTAAACTTTGATGTTGATCCTGGATTATATTACACCACTGTTAAAGGTtctgataataaatatagaATAAACGTTAAAAAGCTGGctgataaaaaatttcttcAAGATTTAGGGCCTTTAGAATTTGAATATAAGGGGAAAACCTATCAGATATCCGAATTTCAACTTTCCTTTTATTTGGACAAAATGCTTATAGCTACTGATATACAGAAAAAATACAGGCATTCGTCGGTGGCACATTATTGGCTTAAAGATATGGAAACTAGTATAATAGAACCAATCACATTGGAAAAGCAAAATGGACCAAGCAGCGCTGATAACCTGATTTTTCTAAGATATGCTGATTTTTCCCCCCGTTACaactttgtttattttgttgatgCTGAAAATAACGATTTGCATATGTTCAATGTAGTTGGCGACGGTACTGTTATATCTTTGACAAACGACGGTTCTGTAAACGTTTTAAATGGTGTCACCGACTGGGTTTATGAGGAAGAAGTATTGGCCACTGATAAGGCGGTTTGGTGGTCCCCGAATGATGACAAAATagtttttatcaaattgGACGACACGAACGTGGAGGAATATGTGTTTCCTAAATACATCAGCAAGGATGGTAGTATGTTAAATGAATTTAGTTTTGTTAACTATCCCAGACCCGGTGGAGAAATTCCAAAAGTCACACTGCTCATGtttgatttgaaaaataacgTCTTGTCACAATTTGATGAGGATATTTTTGATGAACCAATTATATACAACATCCATTGGGTGGATAACGTCAATTTGTTGGTTAAAATGACAAATAGAATTTCTTCAGTAATGGCTACaattcattattttgtaGATCCTGAAAGCGGCGAATGGaataaacaatatttgAGAACTTTAGATGCAGGTCAAATTTATGATGGTTGGATTGAACgacaaaagaaaattattaatattccTAATATGAAAACAAGTGTGGAGGAAAATATTCAAACTGATACAGAcgattctttattttttaatcctACCGGATACACTGAAATACAACCAGATGATTCTGGGTATgatcatattttttattacccTAACGTTCATGattccaataatttttttcaattaacTAAAGGTGATTGGGAAGTGCAAGAAATATTGGGCTATGACCAGTCTACCAAGACCTTATTTTTTACTGCAAATGAAATTGGACCAATGTCCAAACATTTATATGCTGTGATTATTGATGCTTTAACTTCTAATCCAGAAATGATAATTTTGCAAAAccctaataataaatatgacTATTGTGACTTTATCTTGAGCTCCAGCACCAGGTTCGGTATCAAAAAATACTTGGGCCCAAACGTTCCACAAACTTTTGTTGGAACTTTTACTGAACTCTATAATGAACTTACTTTAGAAAGGGATCAGTctgtaataaaattaactgTTGATGACAAAATAACAGATGCTATCTCTTCTGACAGCTATGATATTCCAAGGACAGCTTATAAGACAATGCTTTTAGAAGATAATGTGGTCATTAATTATATAGAAACATTGCCGCCCAAGTTTAATCATGAACGTAAACATCCATTGCTAATTAATGTTTATGGTGGTCCTGGATCAAATAGGTATACCACAaagtttaatttattttttgaaagcAGTGTATCATCTTCAATGGATGctattattttacaaattgAGCCTAGAGGTACTGGTAATAAGGGTTGGAATTTTAAGAGGTGGGCTAAGGGGAATTTAGGATATTGGGAGCCAAGGGATATTGTTGCCGTTacaaaaaagtatattgAGGAAAATCAGAAGTCTATTGATGAAGAACGTGTAGCTATTTGGGGCTGGTCCTATGGCGGATTTACAACATTGAAAACCTTAGAATTTGATAAAGGAGAACTTTTCAAATATGGCGTAGCGGTTGCTCCAGTCACTGATTGGACTTATTATGACTCTATTTATACTGAAAGATACTTGGGTTTGCCCGATATTGAAGAATCAAACAGTTATGAGCATGCCATTATTTCGGATTTTAATAGCTTTAGGTTTATTAAGAAATTTTTGATTGTCCACGGTACTGCTGATGATAATGTCCACATTGCAAACACTTACAGCTTCTTAGATCActtaattgaaaataacataATGAATTACGATCTACAGATCTTTCCCGATTCAGACCATTCGATTAGTTTTCATAATGGTATGAGAGTTGTATATACTAGATTATTCAACTGGATAGGGGACGCCTTCAACGGGAAGTATGATAGGTAG
- the RCN2 gene encoding Rcn2p (similar to Saccharomyces cerevisiae YOR220W | RCN2 | Regulator of CalciNeurin): MSTVNNNIKPKQQILITDIPKEQFNNDWPSALKKELFEKKFPELLPDLLYYTPLPFLSRLIIIFNKESCARRVYDYITGKDNGIKIVPGVNIYLVESLLQKKHRSKSFTGSINQLPSVITTDLQQEISSTLSPNSINNVNTSPTVLKYDNKVRYYQEPLPKCTPVNIANQQQQQQQQQQQASPVTPSFMMSASIENNKDANVNNTRGNKLTRSPTITILEVDK, from the coding sequence ATGAGCACGGTCAACAATAACATCAAACCTAAACAACAAATACTAATTACAGATATTCCTAAGGAACAGTTTAATAATGATTGGCCATCAgccttaaaaaaagagctatttgaaaaaaaatttcctGAATTACTACCTGACCTATTATATTATACGCctttaccatttttaagTAGGTTAATCATAATCTTCAATAAAGAATCATGTGCAAGAAGAGTATATGATTATATAACTGGTAAAGACAACGGTATCAAGATTGTTCCTGGtgttaatatatatttggttGAGTCcttattacaaaaaaaacatagaTCTAAATCTTTTACTGGTTCCATAAATCAGTTACCTTCTGTTATAACTACAGATTTGCAACAGGAAATCAGTTCAACGTTGAGCCCTAATAGTATAAACAACGTAAACACTTCACCAACAGTGTTGAAGTATGATAATAAGGTACGCTATTATCAGGAGCCCTTACCAAAGTGTACTCCTGTTAACATTGCTAatcagcaacagcaacaacaacagcagcaacagcaaGCTTCTCCTGTTACACCATCGTTTATGATGTCAGCTTCTATTGAAAACAACAAGGATGCCAACGTTAATAATACACGTGGTAATAAATTAACTAGGTCGCCTACGATCACTATTCTAGAAGTTGATAAATGA
- the RPL5 gene encoding 60S ribosomal protein uL18 (similar to Saccharomyces cerevisiae YPL131W | RPL5 | Ribosomal Protein of the Large subunit), with protein MAFNAHIKTSAYSSRYQTPFRRRREGKTDYYQRKRLVTQHKAKYNTPKYRLVVRFTNKDIICQIISSTIVGDVVLAAAYSHELPKYGIEHGLTNWAAAYATGLLIARRTLQKLGLDETYKGVEEPEGEYELTEAVEDGPRPFKVFLDIGLQRTTTGARVFGALKGASDGGLYVPHSENRFPGWDFESEEIDPDLLRKYIFGGHVAEYMEELADDDEERFKTLFKGYLNDEIDADAVEDVYAEAHEAIRADPSFKPSEKKFTKEQYAENSKKYRQVKLTREQRAARVAEKIAALTAAAAQE; from the coding sequence ATGGCTTTCAACGCTCACATCAAGACTTCTGCTTACTCCTCTCGTTACCAAACTCCTTtcagaagaagaagagaagGTAAGACTGACTATTACCAAAGAAAGAGATTAGTCACCCAACACAAGGCTAAGTACAACACTCCAAAATATAGATTGGTTGTTAGATTCACCAACAAAGACATTATCTGTCAAATTATCTCTTCCACTATCGTTGGTGATGTTGTTTTAGCTGCTGCCTACTCTCATGAATTACCAAAATACGGTATTGAACATGGTTTGACCAACTGGGCTGCTGCTTATGCCACCGGTTTGTTGATTGCCAGAAGAACTTTACAAAAGTTGGGTTTGGATGAAACATACAAGGGTGTTGAAGAACCAGAAGGTGAATACGAATTGACTGAAGCTGTTGAAGATGGTCCACGTCCATTTAAGGTCTTTTTGGATATTGGTTTGCAAAGAACCACCACTGGTGCTCGTGTTTTTGGTGCTTTGAAAGGTGCTTCCGACGGTGGTTTGTACGTCCCACACAGTGAAAACAGATTTCCAGGTTGGGATTTTGAAAGTGAAGAAATTGACCCAGATTTATTGAGAAAGTACATTTTTGGTGGTCATGTTGCTGAATATATGGAAGAATTAgctgatgatgatgaagaaagaTTCAAGACATTGTTTAAAGGTTATTTGAATGATGAAATTGATGCCGATGCTGTTGAAGATGTTTACGCTGAAGCTCATGAAGCTATTAGAGCTGACCCATCTTTCAAGCCATctgaaaagaaatttacCAAGGAACAATATGCTGAAAATTCCAAGAAATACAGACAAGTTAAATTGACCAGAGAACAAAGAGCTGCTCGTGTTGCTGAAAAGATTGCTGCTTTgactgctgctgctgctcaAGAATAA
- a CDS encoding transcription initiation factor TFIID subunit 14 family protein (similar to Saccharomyces cerevisiae YPL129W | TAF14 | TATA binding protein-Associated Factor): protein MVEYVKRIVRVKTHQEIIPDEPYVQGFPVHKWSIEVCLLDSDGNEIPANIFDKVVYHLHPTFASPNRTFKKPPFKIEEQGWGGFEMSISGFLLEKGGERKMKHDLHFAENNYSVEHTIQVPINKPKLAQALLESGPVPGYTSDGQHITGISNTEATTSIPNAATNNTTASADADPDTANVNTTSATTTAAVAPGTPKTSLDATITNPTSNGTDAKRKSGSPDGKVTKKSKLSHNMKGSVDLDKLALGLTKLNEDDLVGVVQMITDNRTSEMNIKNNVEEGEFIMDLFSLPETLLKSLWEYVRKNLEQ, encoded by the coding sequence ATGGTTGAATACGTAAAAAGAATTGTTAGAGTCAAAACGCATCAAGAAATTATACCTGATGAACCATATGTCCAAGGTTTCCCCGTTCACAAATGGTCAATTGAAGTTTGTCTGCTAGATTCAGATGGAAATGAGATACCtgctaatatttttgacaAAGTCGTATATCATTTACACCCAACGTTTGCTAGTCCAAATAGAACCTTTAAGAAACCAccatttaaaattgaagaaCAAGGCTGGGGTGGATTTGAAATGTCTATTTCCGGGTTTTTGTTGGAGAAAGGTggtgaaagaaaaatgaaacaTGATTTACATTTTGCTGAAAATAACTATTCTGTAGAACATACTATCCAAGTTCCTATTAATAAACCAAAATTAGCTCAAGCTCTTCTTGAAAGTGGTCCAGTTCCAGGTTATACATCAGATGGGCAGCATATAACAGGCATTAGTAATACTGAAGCAACAACAAGTATTCCAAATGCCGCTACTAATAACACCACGGCTAGTGCTGATGCAGATCCGGATACCGCCAATGTAAATACCACAAGTGCCACGACAACTGCGGCTGTAGCACCAGGCACTCCTAAGACATCGTTAGATGCCACCATAACTAACCCAACCAGTAATGGCACCGATGCTAAACGAAAATCTGGCTCTCCTGATGGGAAAGTGACAAAAAAATCCAAACTTTCTCATAATATGAAGGGTTCAGTGGATCTAGATAAATTGGCTTTAGGTTTAACTAAACTAAATGAAGATGATTTAGTTGGTGTTGTGCAAATGATTACTGATAATCGTACTTCAGAGATGAATATTAAGAATAATGTGGAGGAAGGTGAGTTCATAATGGATTTATTCAGTTTACCAGAGACTTtgttaaaaagtttatgGGAATATGTTAGAAAGAATTTAGAGCAATAG